One region of Catenuloplanes indicus genomic DNA includes:
- a CDS encoding response regulator transcription factor, translating into MSKLLVVEDDPDIALALRMLFGRAGYDISHASDGRSGLREAYTEKPDLVVLDVGLPEMDGWQVLERLRDVSDVPVLVLTAHGQEAEKVRGLRGGADDYLTKPFANAELLARVEALLRRSSSGQNSWASQVYDDGVVHLDPTRRRVYVKGEEVRLTPTEFRLLNALVRHAGAVLSPNQLLTQAWDDPTGIGQERVKFAVLRLRRKLGWSDPEESPIESVRGFGYRYRKANPDA; encoded by the coding sequence GTGAGCAAGCTTCTGGTCGTCGAGGACGATCCGGACATCGCGCTGGCTCTGCGGATGCTCTTCGGTCGCGCCGGGTATGACATCTCACACGCCTCCGACGGCCGTAGCGGACTGCGCGAGGCCTACACGGAGAAGCCCGATCTGGTCGTCCTGGACGTGGGACTGCCGGAGATGGACGGCTGGCAGGTGCTGGAGCGGCTGCGGGACGTCTCGGACGTACCGGTGCTGGTCCTGACCGCGCACGGCCAGGAGGCGGAGAAGGTGCGCGGCCTGCGCGGCGGCGCCGACGACTACCTCACCAAGCCGTTCGCGAACGCGGAACTGCTGGCCCGTGTCGAGGCGCTGCTGCGCCGCTCGTCGTCCGGCCAGAACAGCTGGGCCAGCCAGGTCTACGACGACGGCGTCGTGCACCTGGACCCCACCCGGCGGCGCGTGTACGTCAAGGGGGAGGAGGTCCGGCTCACGCCGACCGAGTTCCGTCTGCTGAACGCGCTCGTCCGGCACGCCGGCGCGGTACTCAGCCCGAACCAGCTGCTGACCCAGGCGTGGGACGACCCGACCGGCATCGGCCAGGAGCGGGTGAAGTTCGCCGTGCTGCGCCTGCGCCGCAAGCTCGGCTGGTCCGACCCCGAAGAGTCACCCATCGAATCGGTACGAGGTTTCGGCTACCGGTACCGGAAGGCCAACCCCGATGCCTGA